attaaaatattaaatattattttaaaaattattactaaATATGACCTCAATTTAATAGAGTCAGCTCAGAGATTCAAATCTCTTAAGTCCatatttaatagaaaaaaaaaaagttgggtTGTTGGTGGGGCGTTTCATGCTTATTTGGGCCTAGAGTATGGGGTATCATTCTGGGCCCGGTTGTATATTTGAGGCCCAAAATACTAGGGTTACACTTCTTGGCAGAATTTAAAGAATTGTTTGatgttattataaaaattattttttaaaataattttaaatatattaattgaaaagtattaattttaaataaattaaatttaatatgtttttttcttTACAATAAaaactttaaattatttaaattttcaatattttaaataatacttTTCTAAAAATGACCTTCGGATGACAATTCTAAGACACAATTCCACGAGAGTGTTAAAGGGCTAAGGCCGTCTATGGAGCAACGCTTGCTTAGTTGGAACTTGAAAGATAAGtatggataattttttttttttaattttaattgaaactcTAAAACAAAAACTCTTTATTATTAACATTTATAAAAATCTCtgtcataaataaaatttattttattattaattatcaaTTGATGTCttgataaatattaatttaattgtaaaaaatgtaaataaaataaaataaaagttaaagACATTGTATGCCTAAAtgttgataaaaaaatttaaaaattacaagttgattttagttatagaacaataaaatgaatttattaatgtaattttaatttttaattatattttaaattatattcattaaataatgtaaattaataattaaaaaattaaaattaaaagccgATTTTCACTGTTCAACTAAAGCATGCAGTCACGGCCCAAAGCTTCAGGTCATGTGACACTCGTTAAACTCACCTTGCCCCAGCTGAAATTCtgccacctttttttttttataataataataataaatatgagtTTATagtgtattttaaaaaatttgcaatcgttttctatttaatatttatattttaatattgcaagattcaataaaaaaaaagaacatGAAATGaaagttttaaattatttatttttaattaatttaataaaaaatatttatgtcctattatatatatatatatatatatattaattttttaacttttttaattaaaaatattttaaaaatattttatatattaaaattaaaatttttaatgatttaattacatatcctcttatattaatttaatttaatgtatttaaaataaaaatgacaAATACTTGCAAAAAAATCACTATACTCAAATTcagattaaataaattatttaatgcaCAAAATCAACGTAAACCTGGTtactattattactattattttaaaatatattaatttatttaattttatatattttaattaataatttatataaaaataagtttattaacattttaaaattttataaaatatttaaatttaatttatttaaaatataatatataaaaatttataattattattaaaaaaatataatttatatttaattaattatttatataaataaactaCCAATATGTAAAACTAAACTTACCCCTGATATTATTTCTCATCCTGAATCacctaaatttaattataaattatttaaatatgtcgtattaaattttaatcgaattaaGAGCCGGTTGATATTCCACCGTTGCCATCCCTTTCAAAATAAATTATCCACCATTGTTATCTTGTTTTCACCACCACAGGTACTGGTGAGAAGCTTGCCTTTTATACATAAAAAAATACTTGGCCAAGAAGAAAGGCACGTGTGCAAGAAGAAACGCACGTGTGGCGTATGACAAGATGAACCATTAAACTTTGCGTGTCATGGCAGGCATTTGCATTTCCCTCCAAAGTCGCATTCAGTCTTCCGGAGCTCTCTGTCGTCTACTTTCTGCGTCCGCTAAACTCCCACCTTCATTTATTAACTCTGTAATTTTAGAGACCGACGGTGGAGGAGAACTTGTTTTTTGAAAGCCAAGTGAAGCGACGACCTACTGGCCTTTGGTAGACATGTTTCTGCCTACATGAGCATGTGGCTTTGCTTAATAGCACAGCCACATACAGCCACATGGGGTTTTCTTCTGCTCTTCGCTCCAATCTTCCGGCCAACACCTCCCCAAAGGTCTCTCCCTCTCCATATGTACATTTGTGTGTTTTTATTTGGGGTGGGGGGAATCATCCCAAATGATTAGACAACTTAGGGTTTGAGAAATTGTCGGGGCGTAATATGGATCTGAAtttgttaatttattattattttttttctgagATTATTTATTATCTGTTCAGTTGTGTCAAAAATTTCCTACTTTTCTGGGTAAAATGATGCTAGTCCTTTCTTGGTAAGAGAATGCATGATGAACAATCGGAAATTTTCACCTTTTCTTTTGGTTAAATTAACTGTTGCATTGGATGAATATTGTATTTGTTCTTTTCTATTATTGATCTTTTCATCTGTGCATGTGGACTCTCAtttagattaaaatttaattgattttgtgaAAATTTAAGAATTAGAAATTGGATTCCAGCCAAATATTGGGCAAaacaaattgaaagaaaattgTGCTTATACATCAAGTTTAATAGATTTTTATTGGAAGCATGTAAATGTTTTGCTGCAGTTGTTCTCGCTGAGGTTCAGTGTGAAGCAGAACAGACCGAATTTTATAAAAGTTTCAAAGACAACAAGACCTTCAAGGTGGATTGTCAAATCAGCCTTAAATGGCAGCAAGCCGAAGTTTAATGACAATGGGGCAACTGAACCTGCAAGGATTCTTCTTGAGAGATTGTTTGCTCAGACACAGAAACTTGAAGAAGAGATGAGCGGAGATTCTCAGCTTCCCAAGGATGTTCAACCAGGGTTCAACCTTGAAATCCTGGAGTCTGATCTTCTGGCTGTTTTGGAAGCCTTGAGGAAGAAGGAAGAGGATCTTCAACACGCAGAAAAACAGGTTTTGTCAGAGCACAACGATTTAAACCGTGCAAAGGAGGAGTTGGAGCAACGAGAAAAAGAAATTGCTGTTGCATATTCTAAGCATGAAAAACTAGAAGGGGAGGTGAAGGAGGCAAATCTTAACCTAGCTTTTCAAGCCAGGCAGATTGAAGATTTAAAGCTTCAACTTAAGGAGAGGGAGGAGGGGGTGGTTGCTGCACAATCTGCTCTATTTGTAAAGGAACATGAAATGGAAAAAATGACAAGTGAGCTGACAAAGAAGAGTGAGGAAGTTACTAAAATTGACTCTGAACTGAAATACAAGGCTCAACTCTTGGATGAAGCCAATGAAATTGTAAAGAAACAAGAAATTGAGATTCAAGGACTAAAAAATGCTCtccaagagaaagaagaagaactgGAAGTTTCTATGACTCTTAGAAGACTTGAAGAGGAGAAGTTAAAAGTTGCAGAGGCCAATTTAGAGAAGCAGACAATGGAATGGTTAATAGCACAGGAGGAACTGAAGAAGTTGAGAGATGAAACATCTAAACATATGGTAGAAGCTAATGAAACTGTGAAGGATTTCATAAGAGTGAAAAAGCTTCTAGTTGATGTGAGATCTGAGCTGGTTTCTTCACAGAAATCTCTGGCATCCTCCAGAAAGCGAATGGAAGAACAGGAGCAGCTATTAAAAAAGCAGCTAGTGGAActtgaagaagagaggaagagtgtAATATCTTACATGACTAGTTTGAAAGATGCCCAAATAGAAGTTGAGAGTGAGAGAGTAAAACTTAGGTTTGCAGAGTCTCGAAACAAGGAGCTTGAACAAGACTTATCCTTGGAGAAGGAGCTCATGAAAGAGTTACATGAGCAGTTGAAGAAGGAGAAATCTTCTTTGAAGCAGGCAATGAAGGAGATGTCTTCTTTACAGCAGGAACTAGAGGGAAAAAATACTGAATTGGGGGAAATTCATGGTATTCTTCAGTTTAAAGAATCAGAATTGGTGGAGGCTAAGCTAGAAATTCAGCATTTGAAATCTGAGCAGTCTTCTCTTCAGCTTCTCTTGGAGGAGAAAGATTTGCAACTCTTTAATGCAAAGAAGAAGCTGGAGGAAGTAGACCGGGAGGTTGCTGAGCTAAAGATGCTTTTGAGCAGTAAAGAAGACCAATTAATTCAAGCCACAAATATGCTAAAGGAGAAAGAGGAGCATGTTCAGATGATGCAAGATGAGCTGAATAACACAAGGATGAAAATGTCTGAAGCTGAAACTGTAGTGGAACGGATTGTAGAACTTACAAACAAACTGGTTATTACCGTCAAGGATGAAGACTATAATGCATTTGGGCAATCTGAGAGCATGGGCTTGGAGCTCATTCGACAACCATTGGACAAGTCAAGTGATGATTTTAGTTTGCAGAAGAAACAGCTTGAAAGTGAGCTCAAGCTGACCAGAGAGAGCTTAAGAATGAAAGAAATGGAACTCCTAGCTACACAGAGGGCTCTCACAATCAAAGATGAGGAGCTCAAAGCAGTTATTGAGAGATTAGATTCCAGGGAAAAGGAACTAAAAGGACTCAAGGACGAAATGGTTACAGATGCTAATGATCTGAAAAAGCTTTATTCTTTGGCACAAGAGAGAATTGGTGAGAAAAGTATTGGGGACCTGGCTATCGAGAAGCTACAACTTGAGGCAGCTCAACTGGAAGTTGAAGCTGCAACCATTGCTCTGCAGAAGCT
The sequence above is a segment of the Hevea brasiliensis isolate MT/VB/25A 57/8 chromosome 11, ASM3005281v1, whole genome shotgun sequence genome. Coding sequences within it:
- the LOC110648322 gene encoding uncharacterized protein LOC110648322 gives rise to the protein MGFSSALRSNLPANTSPKLFSLRFSVKQNRPNFIKVSKTTRPSRWIVKSALNGSKPKFNDNGATEPARILLERLFAQTQKLEEEMSGDSQLPKDVQPGFNLEILESDLLAVLEALRKKEEDLQHAEKQVLSEHNDLNRAKEELEQREKEIAVAYSKHEKLEGEVKEANLNLAFQARQIEDLKLQLKEREEGVVAAQSALFVKEHEMEKMTSELTKKSEEVTKIDSELKYKAQLLDEANEIVKKQEIEIQGLKNALQEKEEELEVSMTLRRLEEEKLKVAEANLEKQTMEWLIAQEELKKLRDETSKHMVEANETVKDFIRVKKLLVDVRSELVSSQKSLASSRKRMEEQEQLLKKQLVELEEERKSVISYMTSLKDAQIEVESERVKLRFAESRNKELEQDLSLEKELMKELHEQLKKEKSSLKQAMKEMSSLQQELEGKNTELGEIHGILQFKESELVEAKLEIQHLKSEQSSLQLLLEEKDLQLFNAKKKLEEVDREVAELKMLLSSKEDQLIQATNMLKEKEEHVQMMQDELNNTRMKMSEAETVVERIVELTNKLVITVKDEDYNAFGQSESMGLELIRQPLDKSSDDFSLQKKQLESELKLTRESLRMKEMELLATQRALTIKDEELKAVIERLDSREKELKGLKDEMVTDANDLKKLYSLAQERIGEKSIGDLAIEKLQLEAAQLEVEAATIALQKLAGMSRELLNKASLSIDADTDVDTFTQNGPDYQIGTFENNESLKEVKTGVARLSALTEQLVKEAGVVGRE